CAGGACCAGGCGAACCTGAACAATCTGAGTGGTAGCTGGGTGGCTCCACATCATCCGTATTTGATGGAGAGTCAATGCTCAGGTCAAATGGCTCAGGTTCAGGGTCCATAAACACTGAATCCAGATCATCTTGATCAAGAGAGGTCAGCATGACTAAGTCAAAATGGACAAGATCGGCATGATAAATGCGGGGGGCATCAAGTGGTTCAGGAAGTGGCGGCCACTCTGAGTCTTGGGTCTCTAGGTCTGAGTGGAGCTGAGTTTCAGCAGAGCTGGACACAACTGTTGATACTGATGACATTTGTTCTGGGGGAGGGTTGAAATCATCATCAGGAAAGGTAATGTGAACTGGACTTATGTCACTATCTTCTGGACTTACAGGAGAGTCTGTGTCATGGTATTCTGACACCACGATAGACGGGCATTTGATGTCAAACTGCAATACTTGACTGCTTGTGTCACTTGAGGATACCATGGGGGCATCTGATGATTTGGGCTCTAATTCCTCAGGATCTGTCTGCGTATACAGACCTGCTACCACTTCAGCAGTTTCTTGAGATGCTGGTTCAGCATTGTCtacagctgcaggatccagagATTCAGAATCTGACAAGTTATCATAATCAGGCTCCTCAGGCGGAGACACGGTAACGACAGGAACTGGATGCGGTAGCAGTATCTTATCTCTCTCAATTAATCTTGAGTCTGGGGATTTAATGTCATCAGAATGCGAAACATTCGTGTGTGAACTATCCTGATTAGCTGGGTCTATATGTATTAGCTGTGCAGTGATTTGCGTCACTTGTTCCTCCATCGCTGATTCCTGAGAGCTCTCAAGGGCAGCAGCTGAGGCAACGTCATGCCTACCGGTGGGTTCGTTATGGATTACCTCAGGTAAACTCGCGGTTTTACTGTTTGGAATCTCTGGTTCCGCTTTATCTCCAGAAGGCTCAGTAGCCATGTCAGTTGGTTGTAGTGTTTTAACCAAACTTGGAAGAATCGGATCTAGAGAAAGTGGGATGGCACTCTCCACATACATCAGCTGCGGACAGGCAAGAATGCTGGGGTCCATAGAAAGTTGTTTAGGAAGATTTCGACGGGTGCTTTTTTTGTCGTCCTTGTCTTCAGGACAGTTTACAGCAGCGTCTGCAGTGCTTTGTCGGACTAAGACCTTGGATCTAGCCTGGGTTCCCACGGATACTGTGGACACTTGGGGTTTCTTTTCTCTTGCACCCCCAGTACCTCTTTTGGGTGGAGAGGTTCCAAATCCTACACCTCCTCCTTTCCCTGGCCCTGGTCTTGAGCCTGTCCCCATCCCTCTGTCAaaacttccatcagctccagctgaCATATTACCAGCTTGGGGAGACCATGTGTTGTAATGCTGAGTGAAGGTATTGAAGTTACTGTTAAAAGCACGCAGTTCTTTACAGAGGTCCCTCCTTAGATCGGCCAGCTCTCGACGCATTGCTGAGACCTCTTCTTTCCACTGCATGCTGATAGCTGCAGCTAACGTGGCTGACTCTTTGATACTAGCTTGGATGGCTTTCGGTGAAGGCCGTTCTGAAGCACTAGCTCTTGTGGATCTGAAGAGACTTGGAGAAACCGGAGGACCAGAAAGAGATTTTGCTGCAGCCCCAATGCTCTCTTGGTACAGCCTGTCTCTTCTGATTGGGCACCCTAGATCATCATGAGCCAAAGGGGCCGTGTCTGCCAAGTCCTCATGTACACTGGCCTCATCGGGTAAACAAGAGTCTTGCTGTGCATAATTTCTGTCTGGAAGACAAATGTAAATATGTATCTGTAATATGTCTACAGGTGTGAGCAGCTGGAGAGAATGTGCTTTTATTGCTACAAAGCAGCAACATCAATTCATGCACTGAATACCATGAGTCAAAATAAGACAGCTGTGGACGGTAGATTATTGATGCCCCAATTGGCTAATCTTGATATTGCAgatgtgcattttctttttcacataagctgtttgatcatttttattAGATTAAATCAAAGTGTTAAAAGACAGTCTAAGACTGGGAAATTATTCCCATTTTGACTCATTGTCTTGAATGGCTTACACTGCCTTCTCGAGCTTATTTTGTAGCATGCACTCCTCACATCTTTTCAATGCACAAAGCCAAAAACTCTCCCAAAACAAGTCACATTGCGAATGGACGATATTTCAAATCAATCAATTGACATTTAACAATTCGTAAATGCTCTTCTGCTGTCAGTGAGGACAAGGGAAGGCTACTTTGTGCAGTGAAAAGGGGCAAAGATAAACAAAGCCAAAACAAATCAGATCAATCAAGTACAGTATGAACCCTATTGAAAATGCAAGGACAAGAAATATCGATAGAAGCACCATGTGGTTTCTGAAATGCTAGCAAAAGCCATCACATCAGTCCTGAGAATGCAAAGGGTATTTTTTCCCCAGAGAAAGCAGTGTAAGCAAACAAGTGTAACGTAACCAGTGAATTGATCATAAGCACATCTCCAGATGGGCACACCTCTAACCTCCCTAGTTGCACCAAAATGATGATTTGATTATGAGTGAATCTACTGTGGCAAGAGGACGGAATTCCTTTCAATCCTTTCAGACACCgcttcttcctttcttctcatGTTCTTCATCCGTTCAAGGAGATGTGATTTTCTCTGTGAATCCAGCAATCACGGGAATTGTTGAAACCAGCAGCTGTTTACACTTTATCATCAAGGCTCAATATTAGAAATAACGAAGACAGGTTTAAGCATGTGATGCAGTGCGTCGCAATGTGGAGGATATATTCCCAGCTTTTAGCTCTGCTTTGCAAGTATAGTGGGACACCAAACGATCTGTGAGCAATAGCCAAACTGCCTTTTCACCATTCCTTTGCTTTTTTGAATTGAAAAAGCTGagtattattaaaaataaataaagatgtcaCAGCCATGTTTGTATTTTGACCTGGTTTTTAGACAATTTCCATTTGTGGTTTTCAATAGGGTTCATAACTCTACTCTCTGATGCATCCAATGGATGAAGCGCTGGATTTCAAACAGTGGGATGAACTAGTACAGTTCACAAATGGTCGCTACAGTAATGTCAAATATCCACAATTAAAACAATGAAAGCATACAAGAACCATCCATGCAAAGATATAAGGCTGTCTGACAGCACAACCAGTTTAGGCTAATATTTCTATAGTCATTCAAAAGCACACGTCAATGCCATACGTGAGCCTTTACTGTCATATTGTAGGCACAAACAAAAATACCAGCAACCAGGAGGTTTTTATGTGTACCTGTGCAATTGTTTTCCACCCTACCTGTGGTCGAGCGGATGGTAGAAGTGACGGTGGAAGCCATGGGGGGAATACAGTCGTCGTCTTGGGAGTAGCCGGCCTGGATGGCTCTTAAATAGCTGTGACTCCTGGTTCTGAAGCAACCAGGCAAGTCCAAAGCCTCCATGGCCTGGGACTCGACCTCGCTGAACACCGACTCACAGACGGACTCAAACTGGCCATTTATTTCCGTTTCACTCACCTGAGGGGTGAAAACGAAATAAGAATGCTATCTCTGTTGTTGCGTAGGTGACGATAACCTAGATTTAACTGctgcaggacaaaaagaaaatacaaattgAATCATGGTTTATATTGTTCCCCTAAGAGTTATTGTGAGCTTTTCTCTAAAATTGCTCTGTCATAACATAAAATGATGTTTGGGTGCCTTTGTGCAATCAAAACAAAGTGCCATTGGAATAAAGGCCATGGCGTTAGCAACATATGATTTGTTATTAATGTCAACATCAAAAAACattgaatgaaaacaaacaaaacgtaTTTGAAGATATATGAATGTTTGAGCCGTTCAGGCTTCAGATGCTAATGCCACATCGCAAATTAGAGGAGAAAATGAACGCTGCCACCTCACCTGGCTCACTTGGCTAACACAACTAGCCTGACTGAGGGTGCTGACGGCCCGCATGTAGCTCTGGTTCCTGGAGCGAAACTTGGGGGAGTTGTAGTTGGTGGAGGGTTCCAGGGCAATGCTTGGATGCATATTTCTGGTGGTTTGCAAATGGTAGCTCTGACtgaacagagagagaaatggagaagaGAATGGGCAGTGGGAGAACCTTCTTCACACTGAATCTTTAAAGAACatcaaattcaatttaaatgaTACACGAGAGATGCATGAATACTGTTCCCAGGTGAAGATGacggcaaaaaacaaaaaaaggcaggTGACCGCCACTGGGGGTAACCATCAGGGGTTATGGTATTATGTTTCTGTCCTACCTCCCTTTCTGCTGTTCGTGAATGAAGGGAGATGCGTTTCTGTTGGGCAGAAACATCCAATCAATATATGGAAATGAGGATGCAAATCAGCAGCTGGTTAGTGAGTAAACACTTCAGGGAGAGCCCAGCTGTCAGGAAGGTTGGGTGTAAGTGCCTCCCCCGTAGTGGAGGAGAACGCTCACTTGAAACCAACCAAAGGTTTTAACTTTAAGCTCACTGGTAAGAAAGAACTACAGTACGCCTCAGTCGGAAGAGGAATACCAAAATGAAGTCATGAAATCTGCCCGCTCTATTTCTCATGACAAACAGGATTGCAGTTTTGAGCTTTTTATAGAGTTAAACCCCCCCCGTGAAACTGCCGGAGCGATTAAAAGTGCTCCTATCTGTCTTATTATGTCATGGAAACGCTGAGTGCTTTTGCAGAGTAACGCTGACCTCCTTTACATCTGGAGCACAAACTTTCAGGGGTCAAGTCTTTCCAATGAGGTAAAAACAAAGAAGTGAGTTCAATTAATGTAATTAATGTCCCAGCATGTTGTAAACCTGCCTTCACTTCACTGCTTTGATGTATAGCTATGAAGCACCTCATGTCTGTATTATGTGTAACGGGGCCTTCTGCTGCACAGGACTGGAGCAGACTGACCCAGGTGACCATTCACTGACTGGTCTAGAGGCTACGCTCTGTGGGACCTCCATATTTGATATGTCAGCAGGGCAGCGGGCCAGCTGGCTCCGACGTCTGACCACGGCAacacggcagcagcagagagagggaagagaggctGTACTCACCTTAGGTCTGCAGCAAAATTGGTGATGTAGTTACGCATGTCACTGTTGATTTTATCCAGGCGGTAAGAGCTGTgggtggaaaagaaaacacagttattGGGTCCCACAAATGGGAGTTGGATGGGTGTGGAGTTAGTGGGCAGCAGGACTGGTGTTTCTGGGGTGGCTTTGCAGTAAAGTGAGCAGAATGTTTACTTCTGAGCTTTCAACAAAGTGCTGGAAACATTAGGAGGATTCCAAATAACCAGCATGGCCCTTCAGATAATGGTTACCTTGGAGGGAGGCTGAGGTGGCAGACAATATTgcctggttaaaaaaaacaggttatAAATGATCCAAGGAAATGTGAACTGTTCATTAGATGGcacacagacagccagacagacagacagacagacagaccgaccgaccgaccgaccgaccgaccgaccgaccgaccgaccgaccgaccctAATCCTTTTACCTTAACCCTAATCAACACAAATACATATGCAACCCAGATCTAACTCTAacttaaacccaattctaatATTAACCTTAAAACTACCTTTAGAAATGccttaaaacttaaaaaagtCTTAATCCTGGCCCGATGGCAAAAAATACATggagtacaaacacacacacacgcgcacacgcacgcacgcgcacgcacgcacgcacacacacacacacacacacacacacacacacacacacacacacacacacagagacacacacacacacttcagtcaGCAGAAATAATGAAGAATTTTAACAAAGCATGTGATGATTAAAAGGAAACACATAAAACATTCAGACATCATAAAAAAACCACACTAATTCCTGATAATTACATTTGGCTAACTGAATTTGAGGAGAACAAAAGAGCAGCTAGCATCCTTCCTCGGTCAGAAACAATCAGAGCATTTTTTTGCTGACAAGATCAGATATAAAGACACAGGCTGAGGAAACTGAAGGATGCTTTATCCACCCTCGCCCGTAGAGATGTTTATTATGGTCGTTTGAGTAAAGGGGGAGGCTCTTTTAAGAATGTGTTCACTCTTAATCAGATCATGCCAGAGCAAATTTCCTCTAATGTTCCAGACCGGTGCTAATGCATTTCCATTGTTGGCAACCATTAAAGGAAAGGAAGATGGGAATCTCACATGTCCTTTCCACGCTGCCAGTGGAACTAGTTTTTTCCTGTGCTTAAAAAATACCCAAACATTTGGAGATGTGCGATCATTTTTTGCTCAATGATTGAGAACAAAGCTGCACAAATTACTATTGTGAGGAATTGTTGAAACAAAAGAGACAACCGTGTAAGAAGAGTTGATGTTAAATATTTTGTCTAAAGACAGGGACATCTCTACAATGAGAGTAAAGCTAATTAAATCATCCCAACAGTTTGAAGGATGGCaaagaaaatgcaacaaaaaatggaaaaaattcACCTtgagaaaaatgaaatgacctTAAATGGAAACCTGTGAACAAACAAGTCAATAAATTAGCTTTATGATGGTCTTACCTGGTCTATTCACCCTGGAAGTAATTTTCATattaatgtgtgtttatttattttttgtcatgTGTTATAAAACAGTACAACACATCTCAAGCTGCCATCCAGTAATACAGCATTTGGAAATGACCCATTGACCCAATGAGAGACTCATGTCTCTTAATTTGGAACATCCTGCGGTTTGAAAGAAAATGGGCGCTTTGTCAATTATAACAAACTAGATTTAAGCTCACCAGCACATGAAATCATTATTATCCCCCATTTTTATTACCAGACATCAGGATTGAAAGCCACATCCATGACATCAGGCAAACAATTACATGGGagaataagaaaagaaaatctgtggAAAATGAAGGTCAATAGGAAAACGACATATTTAATTGAACTGGCTGTTAAGGGTCCAAGTATTTAACAATATAATTGCATATTCAACTTCATGCACATGTGCTAATAATATTGTACTGTTACTTTTGCATTGGTATTGTTGTCCTAATATTGCCTTTGCAGCATAAAATGGACTTATTTGTGAACATGTGTGGGAAAACTCAGGTGGATCAGATGGAGCTGGAGCCTATCACCTGCAGGTGAAAGGTGGGTTACACAGCGTTGATTAAGTCCCCAGCTCATTGTAGGTGCAAAGATGCAAAAACAAGTCAAATATAACATTCGTTGTCTCATTTTCTTATGGCTAATGATGGAATTTGCCATCAACTGTACGTTGTGTGATTGCCATCATCACTcgtttatattttaaacatagTTAGCTGGGCGAAGGTCATTTGTAAACCCATCAGCACTGCAGTGGCCGGATGTGATGTTGAATTTGTAACAGATGAGTAACCGGAGGATGTGAGAAtgattattcatttaaattggAACTTTCTTTGTAGCACACATTCTGTTCCATCCCAGCGAGCCCATGGCTGTGATGTATTCTTTACTGATGCGATGCATAATCAGGCCCCGCTGTCAACCATGGGAGTGACAGAGAGCTTGAAAgacggagaggtggagggaggtggcccGACCCGACATGCTGTTCTCACTTTAACATGATTTGCTTGAGGATGCCGCTGctgtcaaatgtgtgtttggccCATCTGAATGCCCCCGTGGGATGCTAAATTGCTACAAGAGCAGAGGAAATCCAACCTACGCCGTGTCTGTCTCGAATGCAATCACGTCCTTTTCCAACAAGCCCAATGAAGCATAATAGCATGGGAGCGCTCGTGTCAGGTGGCACTCAAATCCTCAGGGCCTCTTACCGTGCATGTGGATGAAGAAGAGCGATGAGGATCCCGGTATGAAGTCGCAGAgatacaaagaaataaaaaaaaggcttctTTCCAGACAAATCATTAAAGAGACTCTTTAGATGATATTAAGTATTTATCTGTTAAGCTCTAATATTCTCTGCTATTTCAACATAGCCCAGTACCAATACTGAGAATGTCCTTAATTGTCCTGTTACTTAAGTTGGTCCCTTTATTTCCCCCAAGATGTTTTCCACTTGAATACAAGAGCTGAAATATCTGCAGTTAAACTCCAACAATTATGACGCTGCTAGAGTGAATCCAGGAGCGGATTCTTCATTAATGGCACCCAAAATGCAGTCTAAATTGTCTCAGAGGCAGGCCACACACCCCGATCCATGCCGGTCAATATCTTCCTTTCAGCACAACTCGGCAGAGTCGGCCTAAACCACTGGGAAGGCAATTATTCAGAGCGGCATTAGAGTATAATAACTTGAAATGATGGCCCTTTTCCTGCTGTTGCATGCTCATAAATCATTCATTGTTTGCAGTGATTCAAAAAGGATGGGCAGGGGGAGCTCGGCGAGATaaggaaaagaggagcagacctcACTTTCGTTGCCTCATATTTTATTGCAGGCTATAAGGGAGCTGTGGGAAATGTCAGCGGCATCTTATaggatgtgtttgtttgttcctgACGGATGTAAACACAAAGGGATGCGTGTAAATGTTGCGTTATCATTAGTGTTGCTCGCGGCTCTTCGTGAGCATTCAGGGGGAAAATGCCTTTCTGTGTGGGAGAACAGCAATttcaaatcaacaaaaaaaCTTTGGCTGAGCAGCGACAGACTGcatgagggagggagaaaggaggaTATGCCTTTTAGGGATTCATCACCGGTGTTTAGTCAGTGCAGCAAGTCCCTCACTGTGGCGGTGCAGGCTGCAGCTATAGGTCTCGCTCACGTAATGTCTACAATTTGTGACAGATTTAAGCATTTAGGCTTATGGAGGCAGTTAAATGGTAAAACACTCtgcaaggaggaggaaaggaaaaagcaCTCGGAGCTCCAGCTGAGCCCAGGAACTGAACTGCTCAATAGTCTTTAAGACTAAAATAATATTAAAGCAAACATCGCTGTCAGGGTTTTCCCCCCTTTTGGTACAGCTGCAATTTTAGGAATACATTTCTACTCTACTCCACGTACCCCCAATGTTAATTATATATTAACAATCAGTCTTTGGCAGCATTTAGACTATATATGATATTGGATTTCCAGATATTGTGTTACCATCTTAATGAACTGTAACATTTTGAAAGCTGAATTAAGACCACTGGAGGGTCACAGGTGACCCCTCTTTTTTTGCCGTATCCCATCATGCTGTGAAAAAAGAAGTTTTTAGCATCAAGCTGGAAACGTGTACGTGTACTGAATGTACTGTTCGACATCCCAGTCCAGGAGCCACTATTGCCTGGCAGTAACTGCTGTCAGTGTCTGTCTGGGCCTGTGGGGGGAGAGTTTGGATTCCTCTTCCATGCAGCGACTGAACTTTTACAAAAGAAGCAACCAAAGAGCATGTTTATTTGGCTAAATGTATAAAATACCCTGACAATTCAATTGTGAAGCATGCAGTGAGCAGAAAGGCTCTGGGAATGACTTCAGGCAACATGGATAAATGTTTTAAAGCGTACTTGCGGAATAGCT
Above is a genomic segment from Takifugu rubripes chromosome 2, fTakRub1.2, whole genome shotgun sequence containing:
- the dlgap2a gene encoding uncharacterized protein dlgap2a isoform X3, which gives rise to MSALKKVLPGILTKHCCILPDRNADQQYSWSPSQYFDEDSNSPPPRNMKGLSGGRPAQLQLTSPTSAYSCGLVECDPSLDHHLHHGNVRSPSYLLSPTESCPLDSHRRCSPRSSIHSECMVMPVPMSTTDHSISSSTFPRMHYGSASRDSGGNTSGGRETREDGGSSTHGGSSKMNRIPANLLDQFEKQMPLHRDGFHTLQYQRTSTTTTSTEQRNESPGRIRHLVHSVQKLFTKSHSLEGSSKINGTKSESHRDSSHHHHHHHQGHHKHSKRSKSKDRKSDGGGKQRSGGWWSSDDNLDSDSTYRPPSVMSRHPVEHISHCYSDSVHGHLVGDMSLKTSKSNNDVKCTACESINMAPEGKFMKRSSWSTLTVSQAKEAYRKSSLNLEKPMTPTDLKPNLRPCHYLQVPQDDWGGYPGDGKDDEIPCRRMRSSSYVKAMGDEESGESDSSPKASPQKSVRPEALVKAVIRPRDLLDSQSSYRLDKINSDMRNYITNFAADLRNASPFIHEQQKGSQSYHLQTTRNMHPSIALEPSTNYNSPKFRSRNQSYMRAVSTLSQASCVSQVSQVSETEINGQFESVCESVFSEVESQAMEALDLPGCFRTRSHSYLRAIQAGYSQDDDCIPPMASTVTSTIRSTTDRNYAQQDSCLPDEASVHEDLADTAPLAHDDLGCPIRRDRLYQESIGAAAKSLSGPPVSPSLFRSTRASASERPSPKAIQASIKESATLAAAISMQWKEEVSAMRRELADLRRDLCKELRAFNSNFNTFTQHYNTWSPQAGNMSAGADGSFDRGMGTGSRPGPGKGGGVGFGTSPPKRGTGGAREKKPQVSTVSVGTQARSKVLVRQSTADAAVNCPEDKDDKKSTRRNLPKQLSMDPSILACPQLMYVESAIPLSLDPILPSLVKTLQPTDMATEPSGDKAEPEIPNSKTASLPEVIHNEPTGRHDVASAAALESSQESAMEEQVTQITAQLIHIDPANQDSSHTNVSHSDDIKSPDSRLIERDKILLPHPVPVVTVSPPEEPDYDNLSDSESLDPAAVDNAEPASQETAEVVAGLYTQTDPEELEPKSSDAPMVSSSDTSSQVLQFDIKCPSIVVSEYHDTDSPVSPEDSDISPVHITFPDDDFNPPPEQMSSVSTVVSSSAETQLHSDLETQDSEWPPLPEPLDAPRIYHADLVHFDLVMLTSLDQDDLDSVFMDPEPEPFDLSIDSPSNTDDVEPPSYHSDCSGSPGPVVDPAMSCVTYPTQSSDSGCLDPAMDYRLAHTPQEALLEFALPLVTVTISPPSSVSPDTSVELDFGPTSPASDVPPDTNPSLPELEDAASGNTPPMDPDVMIVETLECMSVSQDYVEPVVTESPGSSERSACQQAFLWYRWQKRGQRRTSLNRSASVELWSRRYEYNSAEITYVSLTL
- the dlgap2a gene encoding uncharacterized protein dlgap2a isoform X2 → MSALKKVLPGILTKHCCILPDRNAGVKRWLMKLKSREIYSDQQYSWSPSQYFDEDSNSPPPRNMKGLSGGRPAQLQLTSPTSAYSCGLVECDPSLDHHLHHGNVRSPSYLLSPTESCPLDSHRRCSPRSSIHSECMVMPVPMSTTDHSISSSTFPRMHYGSASRDSGGNTSGGRETREDGGSSTHGGSSKMNRIPANLLDQFEKQMPLHRDGFHTLQYQRTSTTTTSTEQRNESPGRIRHLVHSVQKLFTKSHSLEGSSKINGTKSESHRDSSHHHHHHHQGHHKHSKRSKSKDRKSDGGGKQRSGGWWSSDDNLDSDSTYRPPSVMSRHPVEHISHCYSDSVHGHLVGDMSLKTSKSNNDVKCTACESINMAPEGKFMKRSSWSTLTVSQAKEAYRKSSLNLEKPMTPTDLKPNLRPCHYLQVPQDDWGGYPGDGKDDEIPCRRMRSSSYVKAMGDEESGESDSSPKASPQKSVRPEALVKAVIRPRDLLDSQSSYRLDKINSDMRNYITNFAADLRNASPFIHEQQKGSQSYHLQTTRNMHPSIALEPSTNYNSPKFRSRNQSYMRAVSTLSQASCVSQVSQVSETEINGQFESVCESVFSEVESQAMEALDLPGCFRTRSHSYLRAIQAGYSQDDDCIPPMASTVTSTIRSTTDRNYAQQDSCLPDEASVHEDLADTAPLAHDDLGCPIRRDRLYQESIGAAAKSLSGPPVSPSLFRSTRASASERPSPKAIQASIKESATLAAAISMQWKEEVSAMRRELADLRRDLCKELRAFNSNFNTFTQHYNTWSPQAGNMSAGADGSFDRGMGTGSRPGPGKGGGVGFGTSPPKRGTGGAREKKPQVSTVSVGTQARSKVLVRQSTADAAVNCPEDKDDKKSTRRNLPKQLSMDPSILACPQLMYVESAIPLSLDPILPSLVKTLQPTDMATEPSGDKAEPEIPNSKTASLPEVIHNEPTGRHDVASAAALESSQESAMEEQVTQITAQLIHIDPANQDSSHTNVSHSDDIKSPDSRLIERDKILLPHPVPVVTVSPPEEPDYDNLSDSESLDPAAVDNAEPASQETAEVVAGLYTQTDPEELEPKSSDAPMVSSSDTSSQVLQFDIKCPSIVVSEYHDTDSPVSPEDSDISPVHITFPDDDFNPPPEQMSSVSTVVSSSAETQLHSDLETQDSEWPPLPEPLDAPRIYHADLVHFDLVMLTSLDQDDLDSVFMDPEPEPFDLSIDSPSNTDDVEPPSYHSDCSGSPGPVVDPAMSCVTYPTQSSDSGCLDPAMDYRLAHTPQEALLEFALPLVTVTISPPSSVSPDTSVELDFGPTSPASDVPPDTNPSLPELEDAASGNTPPMDPDVMIVETLECMSVSQDYVEPVVTESPGSSERSACQQAFLWYRWQKRGQRRTSLNRSASVELWSRRYEYNSAEITYVSLTL
- the dlgap2a gene encoding uncharacterized protein dlgap2a isoform X4, whose protein sequence is MKGLSGGRPAQLQLTSPTSAYSCGLVECDPSLDHHLHHGNVRSPSYLLSPTESCPLDSHRRCSPRSSIHSECMVMPVPMSTTDHSISSSTFPRMHYGSASRDSGGNTSGGRETREDGGSSTHGGSSKMNRIPANLLDQFEKQMPLHRDGFHTLQYQRTSTTTTSTEQRNESPGRIRHLVHSVQKLFTKSHSLEGSSKINGTKSESHRDSSHHHHHHHQGHHKHSKRSKSKDRKSDGGGKQRSGGWWSSDDNLDSDSTYRPPSVMSRHPVEHISHCYSDSVHGHLVGDMSLKTSKSNNDVKCTACESINMAPEGKFMKRSSWSTLTVSQAKEAYRKSSLNLEKPMTPTDLKPNLRPCHYLQVPQDDWGGYPGDGKDDEIPCRRMRSSSYVKAMGDEESGESDSSPKASPQKSVRPEALVKAVIRPRDLLDSQSSYRLDKINSDMRNYITNFAADLRNASPFIHEQQKGSQSYHLQTTRNMHPSIALEPSTNYNSPKFRSRNQSYMRAVSTLSQASCVSQVSQVSETEINGQFESVCESVFSEVESQAMEALDLPGCFRTRSHSYLRAIQAGYSQDDDCIPPMASTVTSTIRSTTDRNYAQQDSCLPDEASVHEDLADTAPLAHDDLGCPIRRDRLYQESIGAAAKSLSGPPVSPSLFRSTRASASERPSPKAIQASIKESATLAAAISMQWKEEVSAMRRELADLRRDLCKELRAFNSNFNTFTQHYNTWSPQAGNMSAGADGSFDRGMGTGSRPGPGKGGGVGFGTSPPKRGTGGAREKKPQVSTVSVGTQARSKVLVRQSTADAAVNCPEDKDDKKSTRRNLPKQLSMDPSILACPQLMYVESAIPLSLDPILPSLVKTLQPTDMATEPSGDKAEPEIPNSKTASLPEVIHNEPTGRHDVASAAALESSQESAMEEQVTQITAQLIHIDPANQDSSHTNVSHSDDIKSPDSRLIERDKILLPHPVPVVTVSPPEEPDYDNLSDSESLDPAAVDNAEPASQETAEVVAGLYTQTDPEELEPKSSDAPMVSSSDTSSQVLQFDIKCPSIVVSEYHDTDSPVSPEDSDISPVHITFPDDDFNPPPEQMSSVSTVVSSSAETQLHSDLETQDSEWPPLPEPLDAPRIYHADLVHFDLVMLTSLDQDDLDSVFMDPEPEPFDLSIDSPSNTDDVEPPSYHSDCSGSPGPVVDPAMSCVTYPTQSSDSGCLDPAMDYRLAHTPQEALLEFALPLVTVTISPPSSVSPDTSVELDFGPTSPASDVPPDTNPSLPELEDAASGNTPPMDPDVMIVETLECMSVSQDYVEPVVTESPGSSERSACQQAFLWYRWQKRGQRRTSLNRSASVELWSRRYEYNSAEITYVSLTL
- the dlgap2a gene encoding uncharacterized protein dlgap2a isoform X1, with product MSALKKVLPGILTKHCCILPDRNAGVKRWLMKLKSREIYSESQCTLCGEPEDQQYSWSPSQYFDEDSNSPPPRNMKGLSGGRPAQLQLTSPTSAYSCGLVECDPSLDHHLHHGNVRSPSYLLSPTESCPLDSHRRCSPRSSIHSECMVMPVPMSTTDHSISSSTFPRMHYGSASRDSGGNTSGGRETREDGGSSTHGGSSKMNRIPANLLDQFEKQMPLHRDGFHTLQYQRTSTTTTSTEQRNESPGRIRHLVHSVQKLFTKSHSLEGSSKINGTKSESHRDSSHHHHHHHQGHHKHSKRSKSKDRKSDGGGKQRSGGWWSSDDNLDSDSTYRPPSVMSRHPVEHISHCYSDSVHGHLVGDMSLKTSKSNNDVKCTACESINMAPEGKFMKRSSWSTLTVSQAKEAYRKSSLNLEKPMTPTDLKPNLRPCHYLQVPQDDWGGYPGDGKDDEIPCRRMRSSSYVKAMGDEESGESDSSPKASPQKSVRPEALVKAVIRPRDLLDSQSSYRLDKINSDMRNYITNFAADLRNASPFIHEQQKGSQSYHLQTTRNMHPSIALEPSTNYNSPKFRSRNQSYMRAVSTLSQASCVSQVSQVSETEINGQFESVCESVFSEVESQAMEALDLPGCFRTRSHSYLRAIQAGYSQDDDCIPPMASTVTSTIRSTTDRNYAQQDSCLPDEASVHEDLADTAPLAHDDLGCPIRRDRLYQESIGAAAKSLSGPPVSPSLFRSTRASASERPSPKAIQASIKESATLAAAISMQWKEEVSAMRRELADLRRDLCKELRAFNSNFNTFTQHYNTWSPQAGNMSAGADGSFDRGMGTGSRPGPGKGGGVGFGTSPPKRGTGGAREKKPQVSTVSVGTQARSKVLVRQSTADAAVNCPEDKDDKKSTRRNLPKQLSMDPSILACPQLMYVESAIPLSLDPILPSLVKTLQPTDMATEPSGDKAEPEIPNSKTASLPEVIHNEPTGRHDVASAAALESSQESAMEEQVTQITAQLIHIDPANQDSSHTNVSHSDDIKSPDSRLIERDKILLPHPVPVVTVSPPEEPDYDNLSDSESLDPAAVDNAEPASQETAEVVAGLYTQTDPEELEPKSSDAPMVSSSDTSSQVLQFDIKCPSIVVSEYHDTDSPVSPEDSDISPVHITFPDDDFNPPPEQMSSVSTVVSSSAETQLHSDLETQDSEWPPLPEPLDAPRIYHADLVHFDLVMLTSLDQDDLDSVFMDPEPEPFDLSIDSPSNTDDVEPPSYHSDCSGSPGPVVDPAMSCVTYPTQSSDSGCLDPAMDYRLAHTPQEALLEFALPLVTVTISPPSSVSPDTSVELDFGPTSPASDVPPDTNPSLPELEDAASGNTPPMDPDVMIVETLECMSVSQDYVEPVVTESPGSSERSACQQAFLWYRWQKRGQRRTSLNRSASVELWSRRYEYNSAEITYVSLTL